A window from Bacteroidales bacterium encodes these proteins:
- a CDS encoding ATP-dependent Clp protease ATP-binding subunit, with the protein MDAKFSQRIKDVLSFSKEEAIRLGNSEIAPEHMLLGILREGEGVAIDILVSLGANLYQLKKDIEAIVSPTGPIKVTDSDNVPLLKTSERILKLVYLEAKSLKKSTIDTGHLLLAIIKDENTTVSRVMFDHNIDYDKVRKELLNEHMSDSEDNEPRADYPHEEDETMGSFGSQSGKGQNPEGAKSNSETPVLDNFGTDLTKAAEEDRLDPIVGREKEIERLAQILSRRKKNNPILIGEPGVGKSAIVEGLALRIIQKKVSRVLFGKRVVTLDLAAIVAGTKYRGQFEERMKAILNELSKTSNIVLFIDEIHTIVGAGGATGSLDAANMLKPALARGDIQCIGATTLDEYRQHIEKDGALERRFQKVMVEPTSPEETAEILNNIKERYEDHHNVIYTPEAIDACVKLTNRYISDRHLPDKAIDALDESGSRVHISNIHVPERIIELEKKIEETKKEKIKAVKNQNFEKAASFRDKEKELLEMLDDEKLKWEKELTRNRQIVDAEKVAEVVAMMTGVPVQRIALEESHRLLKMGEELKGSVIGQDEAIDKVVKSIQRNRAGLKDPNKPIGTFIFLGPTGVGKTQLAKVLAQYLFDSFNNLIRIDMSEYMEKFSVSRLVGAPPGYIGYEEGGQLTEKVRRRPYSVVLLDEIEKAHPDVYNILLQVLDEGQLTDSLGRRVDFRNTIVIMTSNIGTRQLKDFGQGVGFTTRSKQEASNEYAKSVIQNALKKAFSPEFLNRIDDVIIFNTLSREDIHKIIDIELQGLYARILSMGYQIKMSDAAKDFIAEKGYDIQFGARPLKRAIQKYLEDPMAEVIIKSNMREGDTIAISLNKKKEEVNMKVLHAEEAANAAVDDIEEAAE; encoded by the coding sequence ATGGATGCAAAGTTTTCGCAACGAATAAAAGATGTACTTTCTTTCAGCAAGGAAGAAGCCATACGGTTAGGGAACAGTGAGATTGCTCCTGAACATATGCTTCTTGGCATTTTGCGTGAAGGCGAAGGCGTTGCTATTGATATTCTGGTCTCTCTTGGTGCCAACCTGTACCAGTTGAAGAAAGATATTGAAGCAATAGTTTCTCCCACCGGTCCGATAAAAGTTACGGACTCTGATAATGTACCGCTTTTAAAAACTTCCGAACGTATTTTAAAGCTGGTATACCTTGAAGCAAAATCACTGAAAAAAAGTACCATAGACACAGGACACCTGTTGCTGGCTATCATAAAAGATGAGAATACAACAGTATCCAGGGTCATGTTTGATCATAACATTGATTATGATAAAGTTCGCAAGGAATTGCTGAACGAGCATATGTCGGATTCAGAAGATAATGAGCCCAGGGCTGATTATCCTCATGAGGAAGATGAAACCATGGGGTCCTTCGGTTCTCAAAGCGGCAAAGGACAGAACCCTGAAGGTGCAAAATCGAATTCAGAGACACCTGTCCTTGATAATTTTGGCACGGACCTCACCAAAGCCGCCGAAGAAGACAGGCTGGATCCCATTGTGGGACGTGAGAAAGAAATTGAGCGTTTGGCCCAGATCCTGAGTCGCCGTAAAAAGAATAATCCCATCCTTATTGGGGAACCGGGCGTCGGAAAGTCGGCTATTGTTGAAGGACTGGCGCTGCGAATCATTCAGAAGAAAGTTTCAAGGGTATTATTCGGAAAGCGGGTTGTAACCCTTGATCTGGCTGCCATAGTGGCCGGAACAAAGTACAGGGGACAATTTGAGGAGCGAATGAAAGCCATCCTGAATGAGCTGTCGAAAACCTCAAACATCGTGCTTTTCATTGATGAAATCCATACGATTGTCGGCGCAGGCGGTGCCACCGGTTCTCTTGATGCGGCCAATATGCTGAAACCTGCACTTGCCAGGGGTGATATCCAGTGTATCGGTGCAACCACGCTTGATGAATACCGTCAGCACATTGAAAAGGACGGTGCATTGGAGCGCAGGTTCCAGAAAGTTATGGTTGAGCCCACATCACCTGAAGAAACGGCCGAAATCCTGAATAATATCAAGGAAAGATACGAGGATCATCACAATGTGATTTACACGCCCGAAGCTATTGATGCTTGTGTGAAACTCACCAACCGGTATATTTCCGACAGGCATCTGCCTGATAAAGCCATTGATGCGCTTGATGAATCCGGATCGCGTGTTCATATTTCAAATATTCATGTTCCGGAGCGGATTATTGAGCTTGAAAAGAAAATCGAGGAAACCAAAAAGGAAAAGATAAAGGCAGTCAAAAATCAGAATTTTGAAAAGGCTGCCAGTTTCAGGGATAAAGAGAAAGAGCTCCTTGAAATGCTCGATGATGAAAAGCTGAAATGGGAAAAAGAACTTACCCGTAACAGGCAGATTGTAGATGCTGAAAAAGTGGCTGAAGTAGTAGCCATGATGACCGGTGTTCCGGTTCAGCGTATTGCCCTTGAGGAAAGCCATCGCCTTCTGAAAATGGGTGAAGAACTCAAAGGCAGTGTTATCGGACAGGATGAAGCCATTGATAAGGTCGTCAAATCAATTCAACGTAACAGGGCCGGTTTGAAAGATCCCAACAAGCCTATCGGAACATTCATCTTTCTCGGTCCCACCGGTGTTGGTAAAACACAGCTTGCCAAAGTGCTTGCGCAATACCTGTTTGATTCCTTCAATAACCTCATCAGAATTGACATGAGCGAGTATATGGAGAAGTTCTCTGTATCGCGGCTTGTTGGTGCACCTCCGGGTTACATAGGGTATGAAGAAGGCGGACAGCTTACCGAGAAAGTAAGAAGACGTCCCTACAGCGTTGTTTTGCTTGATGAAATTGAGAAAGCTCATCCGGATGTATATAATATACTTCTACAGGTACTGGATGAAGGACAACTTACTGATAGTCTCGGCCGCAGGGTCGATTTCAGGAACACGATTGTCATCATGACATCGAATATCGGGACAAGGCAATTAAAGGATTTTGGCCAGGGTGTGGGATTCACTACCCGCTCAAAACAGGAAGCATCAAATGAATATGCCAAAAGCGTCATTCAGAATGCACTTAAAAAAGCTTTCTCGCCTGAGTTTCTGAATCGTATTGACGATGTAATCATCTTCAATACGCTATCACGTGAAGATATTCATAAGATCATTGATATTGAATTGCAGGGTCTTTATGCAAGGATACTCTCAATGGGCTACCAGATCAAAATGTCAGATGCAGCCAAAGATTTTATTGCTGAAAAGGGCTATGATATTCAGTTCGGTGCACGTCCATTAAAACGGGCAATACAGAAGTATCTTGAAGATCCCATGGCTGAAGTGATCATTAAATCAAATATGCGTGAAGGCGATACGATCGCTATATCTTTGAATAAAAAGAAGGAAGAAGTCAATATGAAAGTGTTGCATGCTGAAGAAGCTGCAAATGCTGCCGTTGATGATATAGAAGAAGCCGCTGAATAA
- the rimO gene encoding 30S ribosomal protein S12 methylthiotransferase RimO translates to MHTKNVKSKKIRVVTLGCSKNLVDSETLMGQLYAENLAVTDSETDPARIVVINTCGFIKDAKQESIDTILQFIRAKQEGMIDQLVVMGCLSERYKKDLEKEIPDVDKYFGVNDLEAIIKHFGLNYKNDLIGERILTTPPHYAYLKISEGCDRRCSFCAIPNIRGKHLSKTPEHLVHEANLLAAKGVKELILIAQDLTRYGVDLYHRQALPDLLEKLSDVKGIEWIRLHYAYPAGFPKKVIRIMKERQNVCNYLDIPFQHGSDKVLAKMRRGHTSLQNYELIDYIRKMIPDITLRTTLITGHPGETAKEYEKLKKFVEDVRFDRLGVFTYSEEEDTYAALKYKDSIPERIKKDRADEIMSIQQEISTTLNHNKIGKSFKVMVDRWEGEYFIGRTESDSPEIDNEVLISSGNKKLATGRFYPVIVTGAEEFDLLGRPE, encoded by the coding sequence ATGCATACAAAAAACGTTAAGAGCAAGAAGATCCGTGTGGTTACCCTTGGGTGTTCCAAAAATCTTGTTGATTCGGAAACACTGATGGGACAATTATATGCCGAAAATCTGGCCGTAACCGATTCAGAAACCGATCCGGCAAGAATTGTTGTCATCAATACATGCGGCTTTATAAAAGATGCCAAACAGGAATCCATTGACACCATACTTCAGTTCATCCGTGCCAAACAGGAAGGGATGATCGATCAGCTTGTGGTCATGGGTTGTCTTTCAGAACGGTACAAAAAGGATCTTGAAAAAGAAATACCGGATGTCGATAAATATTTTGGTGTCAATGACCTGGAGGCAATCATTAAACATTTTGGTTTAAATTATAAGAATGATCTTATAGGAGAGCGCATCCTGACTACGCCTCCTCATTATGCCTATCTTAAAATCTCTGAAGGATGCGACAGGCGCTGCTCTTTTTGTGCCATTCCGAATATCAGGGGCAAGCATCTGTCAAAAACACCGGAACATCTTGTGCACGAGGCAAACCTTCTGGCAGCTAAGGGAGTTAAAGAGCTGATCCTGATAGCACAGGACCTTACACGGTATGGCGTTGATTTGTATCACCGCCAGGCATTGCCTGATTTGCTTGAAAAACTTTCTGATGTGAAGGGAATCGAATGGATCAGACTGCATTACGCTTATCCTGCGGGTTTTCCCAAAAAGGTTATCCGTATTATGAAGGAAAGGCAGAATGTTTGCAATTATCTTGATATTCCTTTCCAGCACGGCAGTGACAAGGTACTGGCCAAAATGCGAAGGGGACATACAAGCCTGCAGAATTATGAACTCATTGATTACATCAGGAAAATGATCCCTGATATAACGCTGCGAACTACACTTATAACTGGTCATCCCGGTGAGACGGCAAAAGAATACGAAAAACTGAAAAAATTTGTGGAGGATGTCCGTTTCGACCGTCTTGGTGTTTTTACTTACTCTGAAGAAGAAGATACCTATGCTGCGCTAAAATATAAAGACTCGATCCCTGAAAGAATAAAAAAGGATCGTGCGGATGAAATCATGTCAATACAACAGGAAATATCAACCACTTTGAATCATAATAAAATAGGTAAGTCATTTAAAGTAATGGTAGATAGATGGGAAGGAGAGTACTTCATCGGAAGAACGGAAAGTGATTCACCCGAAATCGACAACGAAGTATTGATTTCATCAGGAAACAAGAAATTAGCCACCGGAAGGTTTTACCCGGTTATTGTAACAGGCGCCGAAGAATTTGACCTTTTAGGCAGACCGGAATAA
- a CDS encoding amino acid permease: MNLFRTKPIDQLLMEAGDKEHGLKRALGGVSLVTLGIGAIIGTGIFVLTGTVAANFAGPALVLSFIISALGCVFAGLCYAEFASMIPISGSAYTYAYATLGEFIAWIIGWDLILEYLFASSTVAVGWSGYMVSFLHDYNINIPAFLSNAPFDYSKELGWYFTGSLMNFPAVFIVALLSTLLVIGIRESAGLNNIIVAIKVIVILLFIGFGLSYINTANWKPFIPPNTGDYGHFGISGVLRGAAVIFFAYIGFDAVSTAAQEARNPQRDMPMGILGSLAVCTILYVLVSGVLTGIVPFGELNVPAPLALAIDRTGTALIWLRPLIKIGAIAGLSSVILVMLMGQPRIFYTMANDGLLPKSFAKVHPKFRTPYVTTILTGIVSCFFAGVLPIHILSELVSIGTLLAFTIVCISIIILRKKRPDVPRPFKTPLVPLVPILGAAICLLQMVSLPWETWERLIIWMALGLIIYFAYSKRKSRLAR, translated from the coding sequence ATGAATCTATTCAGGACAAAGCCAATTGACCAGCTTCTCATGGAAGCAGGTGACAAGGAACACGGTTTAAAAAGAGCACTGGGAGGCGTCAGTCTGGTTACCCTGGGAATCGGCGCCATCATCGGAACCGGCATTTTCGTTCTCACGGGAACTGTAGCCGCCAATTTCGCAGGACCTGCCCTTGTACTTTCATTTATCATTTCAGCCCTGGGTTGCGTATTCGCAGGTTTATGCTATGCTGAATTTGCTTCCATGATCCCTATCTCAGGCAGCGCCTATACCTATGCATATGCCACTTTGGGAGAGTTCATAGCATGGATTATAGGCTGGGATCTTATCCTTGAATATTTGTTTGCTTCTTCAACAGTTGCTGTGGGCTGGTCAGGTTATATGGTCAGCTTTCTGCACGATTATAATATCAACATCCCGGCATTTCTTAGCAATGCACCTTTTGATTATTCAAAGGAGCTCGGCTGGTACTTTACCGGCAGCCTGATGAATTTTCCGGCTGTATTCATAGTGGCTTTGTTGTCCACTTTGCTTGTTATCGGAATCAGGGAGTCGGCAGGACTGAACAACATAATTGTCGCCATTAAGGTTATTGTTATCCTTCTTTTCATCGGATTCGGACTTTCTTATATCAATACGGCAAACTGGAAACCGTTTATTCCACCAAACACAGGCGATTACGGACATTTCGGAATTTCCGGTGTACTGCGCGGAGCTGCTGTAATTTTCTTTGCCTATATAGGCTTTGACGCGGTTTCCACAGCTGCACAGGAGGCACGAAATCCTCAAAGGGACATGCCGATGGGAATCCTGGGATCTTTGGCGGTTTGTACCATTCTTTACGTGTTAGTCTCAGGGGTCCTTACAGGTATCGTACCTTTTGGCGAACTCAATGTTCCGGCTCCCCTGGCTCTCGCAATCGACCGCACAGGCACCGCCCTGATATGGCTGAGGCCTTTGATTAAAATAGGCGCGATTGCCGGCTTGAGCTCAGTAATCCTTGTGATGCTCATGGGCCAGCCGCGAATATTCTATACAATGGCAAATGACGGTCTTCTCCCGAAAAGCTTTGCGAAAGTTCATCCAAAGTTCAGAACGCCCTATGTTACAACCATTCTCACCGGTATTGTTTCATGTTTCTTTGCCGGTGTACTTCCTATCCATATTCTTAGCGAACTGGTTTCAATCGGTACTTTGCTCGCATTTACAATTGTTTGTATAAGCATTATTATACTCAGAAAGAAAAGGCCTGATGTTCCACGCCCGTTTAAGACCCCCCTTGTTCCGCTTGTACCCATTCTGGGCGCTGCCATATGCCTGCTGCAGATGGTTAGCTTACCCTGGGAAACGTGGGAACGACTGATTATTTGGATGGCTCTCGGATTGATCATTTATTTCGCCTATAGCAAAAGAAAAAGCCGGCTGGCCAGGTAA
- the ftsY gene encoding signal recognition particle-docking protein FtsY: protein MKKAFFFQYKIKGNPMALFGLFGKQNKEDLNKGLEKTKEGVVKRISRAIMGKSTVDDEVLDNLEEALISSDVGVTTTLRIIERLQSRAERDKYMNTRELNVILREEISNLLEENKAGQTMGFDDPVPVKPYVIMVVGVNGVGKTTTIGKLAWHYKNAGKKVLLGASDTFRAAAVDQLTIWAERVGVPIVKQQMGSDPASVAFDTVNSAKSSQSDIVIIDTAGRLHNKANLMSELSKIKRVVQKVIPDAPHEVLLVLDGSTGQNAFEQAKQFTEATQVNALAITKLDGTAKGGVVIGISDQFKIPVRYIGIGEKLQDLQVFDKNAFIEALF from the coding sequence ATGAAGAAAGCCTTTTTTTTTCAATACAAAATAAAGGGAAACCCTATGGCATTATTTGGTTTATTTGGCAAGCAAAACAAAGAGGATCTTAATAAAGGCCTTGAAAAAACCAAGGAAGGTGTAGTTAAGCGCATCTCACGTGCCATCATGGGAAAATCTACTGTGGATGACGAGGTTCTGGATAACCTTGAAGAAGCCCTGATTTCGTCGGATGTAGGAGTGACTACAACGTTACGTATAATTGAAAGACTGCAGAGCAGGGCGGAACGCGACAAATACATGAACACCCGTGAGCTCAATGTTATTCTCCGTGAAGAAATCAGCAATCTGCTTGAAGAAAATAAAGCAGGACAAACAATGGGTTTTGATGACCCCGTACCCGTGAAACCATACGTAATTATGGTTGTGGGTGTAAACGGGGTGGGTAAAACAACTACGATAGGTAAACTGGCATGGCATTATAAAAATGCAGGCAAGAAAGTCCTGTTAGGTGCCTCAGATACTTTCCGTGCGGCAGCTGTGGATCAGCTTACCATTTGGGCTGAAAGAGTAGGGGTTCCCATTGTTAAGCAGCAGATGGGCAGTGATCCCGCATCTGTTGCTTTTGATACTGTGAATTCAGCAAAATCATCCCAGAGTGATATTGTAATCATTGATACGGCCGGTAGACTTCATAATAAAGCAAACCTGATGAGCGAATTATCCAAGATAAAACGGGTGGTTCAGAAAGTTATTCCCGATGCTCCCCATGAAGTGCTGCTTGTGCTCGACGGGTCAACGGGGCAGAATGCCTTCGAACAGGCCAAACAATTCACTGAAGCCACCCAGGTTAATGCCCTCGCCATTACAAAGCTTGACGGTACTGCAAAAGGCGGTGTAGTCATCGGTATTTCCGACCAGTTTAAAATTCCGGTCCGCTATATCGGTATCGGTGAAAAACTTCAGGATCTGCAGGTATTCGATAAAAATGCATTTATTGAAGCGTTGTTTTAG
- a CDS encoding DUF4295 domain-containing protein, producing MAKKVIATLKTGSGKTFAKCIKMVKSPKTNAYMFKEEIVHVDHVKDFFTEK from the coding sequence ATGGCAAAGAAAGTAATCGCAACATTAAAGACCGGATCAGGCAAGACTTTTGCAAAATGCATCAAGATGGTCAAATCGCCTAAGACAAATGCATATATGTTTAAGGAAGAAATTGTACATGTTGACCATGTAAAGGATTTCTTCACCGAGAAATAA
- the rpmG gene encoding 50S ribosomal protein L33 — protein MAKKGNRIQVILECTEHKNSGLPGMSRYITTKNRKNTPERLELKKFNPVLKKVTVHREIK, from the coding sequence ATGGCAAAAAAAGGTAACAGAATTCAGGTAATTCTTGAGTGCACAGAACACAAGAACAGTGGTCTTCCCGGCATGTCGAGATATATCACAACAAAAAACAGGAAAAACACTCCCGAAAGACTGGAGCTGAAAAAATTCAACCCTGTTCTTAAAAAAGTAACAGTACATCGCGAAATAAAATAA
- the rpmB gene encoding 50S ribosomal protein L28, producing the protein MSRICQITGKTAMVGNNVSHSKRRTKRTFDVNLFDKKIFLPEENRWVSIRVSAAGMRVINKVGLKKALEDAKTKGFIKSF; encoded by the coding sequence ATGTCAAGAATTTGTCAGATTACAGGAAAAACTGCGATGGTAGGAAATAACGTTTCGCACTCCAAACGCAGGACCAAAAGAACTTTTGATGTTAACCTTTTCGATAAGAAGATTTTTCTTCCTGAAGAAAACCGTTGGGTTAGCATTCGCGTCTCCGCCGCCGGAATGAGGGTTATCAATAAAGTAGGTTTGAAGAAGGCCCTCGAGGACGCAAAAACCAAAGGATTTATAAAGAGTTTCTAA
- a CDS encoding competence/damage-inducible protein A, producing MNAEIITIGDEILIGQVIDTNSAYLASQLNLLGIPVIQITSVPDIKENILKALDSASERADLIVCTGGLGPTSDDITKPALAEYFGSKLVINPHAVDSIRLLLESRGVELNERNLKQAELPHNCEVLHNSAGTAQGMWFNRNNKVFISLPGVPYEMKAIWQEELAPKLKSTFPLPAIEHITVLTHGVPESVMAGIINDWENSLPENMKLAYLPSPGILRLRITGKTEGSAVELKDKMEEQALKLEQIIGKPVFGRGEDKLEIIVGNILKSNNLTVSTAESCTGGTISAMLTSISGSSAYFKGGIVSYSNDVKTSELSVSPYSLIMNGAVSQQVVEQMADGARTKLNTDFAVAVSGIAGPDGGTEEKPVGTTWIAVASKKRIISNVHNFGEDRGRNIQKAAIAALFMLREEIMNCL from the coding sequence ATGAATGCAGAAATAATCACCATTGGCGATGAAATTCTTATCGGACAGGTAATTGATACCAATTCGGCTTATCTGGCTTCGCAACTGAACCTCCTTGGGATCCCTGTTATTCAGATTACTTCTGTCCCTGATATAAAAGAAAACATCCTTAAAGCACTTGATTCTGCATCTGAAAGAGCTGACCTGATCGTTTGCACCGGTGGTCTTGGTCCTACAAGCGATGATATTACAAAACCCGCCCTGGCAGAATACTTCGGTTCAAAACTTGTAATTAATCCGCATGCGGTTGACAGCATCAGGCTGCTTCTTGAATCGAGGGGAGTAGAATTAAATGAACGCAATCTGAAGCAGGCCGAACTACCTCACAATTGTGAAGTTCTTCATAACAGCGCCGGGACAGCCCAGGGAATGTGGTTCAACAGGAACAATAAAGTTTTTATTTCTCTTCCCGGTGTTCCTTACGAAATGAAGGCCATCTGGCAGGAAGAACTGGCTCCGAAATTAAAATCGACGTTTCCTTTGCCTGCCATAGAGCATATAACTGTTCTGACGCATGGTGTGCCTGAGTCAGTTATGGCTGGTATTATAAACGATTGGGAAAACAGCCTTCCGGAGAATATGAAACTTGCCTACCTTCCTTCACCCGGTATTCTCAGGTTAAGGATAACAGGTAAAACGGAAGGAAGCGCTGTTGAACTAAAAGACAAAATGGAAGAACAGGCGCTAAAGCTTGAACAGATTATCGGCAAACCTGTATTTGGGAGGGGTGAAGATAAACTTGAGATAATAGTTGGCAATATCTTAAAATCTAACAATTTAACGGTTTCTACGGCTGAAAGTTGTACGGGTGGAACCATTAGCGCCATGCTAACATCAATATCCGGATCATCAGCCTATTTCAAAGGAGGTATTGTTTCATACTCAAACGATGTAAAGACAAGTGAGTTGAGCGTAAGTCCGTATTCCCTTATCATGAACGGCGCTGTCAGCCAACAGGTAGTCGAACAAATGGCCGACGGGGCCAGAACAAAGCTTAATACTGATTTTGCGGTTGCGGTAAGCGGTATAGCAGGTCCAGACGGTGGTACCGAAGAAAAGCCGGTCGGAACAACCTGGATTGCCGTGGCTTCTAAAAAAAGAATTATCTCAAATGTGCATAACTTTGGGGAAGACAGGGGACGGAATATTCAAAAGGCCGCTATTGCTGCGCTTTTCATGCTTCGGGAAGAGATAATGAATTGTTTATAA
- a CDS encoding M48 family metallopeptidase produces MTYNLIFYVIIAILVIDFALERFLEYLNRKRMTSDLPQELKDVFDAEQYKKQQAYKKTNDRFGTLTSSFSFIILLLMLFLGGFKLVDSWARGVTENPVFIVLVFFGILAIASDLITTPFSLYDIFVIEERFGFNRTTPKTYVLDKIKGWLLGAVIGGGLLALIVWFYSKTGTDFWIYAWILAVVFTVFMAMFYSSLIVPLFNKQKPLPDGELRDAIQAFSVKAGFKLNNIFVIDGSKRSSKANAYFTGLGPKKRIVLYDTLIKDLTTEEIVAVLAHEIGHYKKHHVYAGLLAGIIQTGFTLYILSLLIANPALSEALGGSQPAFHLGLIAFGILYSPISLVTGLLMNHISRRNEYAADNFVKMNSNPEALVNALKKLSSKNLSNLTPHPAYVFFHYSHPTLLQRVKALKSKAD; encoded by the coding sequence ATGACTTATAATCTCATTTTTTATGTAATCATTGCCATACTGGTGATTGATTTTGCACTTGAACGTTTTCTTGAATATCTCAACCGTAAACGGATGACAAGTGATCTTCCACAAGAACTGAAAGATGTATTCGATGCGGAACAATATAAAAAACAACAGGCCTACAAAAAAACAAACGATCGTTTCGGAACCCTGACTAGTTCATTTAGTTTCATAATCCTTCTGCTCATGCTATTCCTTGGCGGATTTAAACTGGTTGATTCCTGGGCCAGGGGAGTAACCGAAAATCCTGTATTTATTGTCCTGGTTTTCTTCGGCATTTTAGCCATCGCTTCAGACCTGATAACCACTCCTTTTTCTTTGTATGATATATTTGTAATCGAAGAAAGATTCGGTTTTAATCGTACCACTCCGAAAACTTATGTGCTGGATAAAATAAAAGGCTGGTTGCTCGGTGCAGTTATTGGTGGCGGGCTGCTGGCACTGATTGTATGGTTTTACAGCAAAACAGGCACTGACTTCTGGATCTACGCCTGGATACTTGCTGTTGTATTTACTGTATTTATGGCGATGTTCTATTCATCGCTGATAGTGCCGTTGTTCAATAAGCAAAAACCATTGCCTGACGGAGAACTCCGGGATGCCATCCAGGCTTTCAGTGTTAAGGCAGGGTTCAAACTGAACAATATCTTTGTAATCGACGGATCAAAAAGGTCTTCAAAAGCCAATGCCTATTTTACCGGACTGGGACCAAAAAAAAGGATTGTACTTTACGATACGCTTATAAAAGACCTTACTACGGAAGAAATTGTGGCTGTTCTTGCCCATGAAATCGGGCATTATAAGAAGCATCACGTTTATGCCGGATTGCTTGCCGGAATAATTCAGACCGGTTTTACACTGTATATCCTGTCACTCCTAATAGCTAATCCTGCTTTATCCGAAGCACTCGGAGGTTCACAACCTGCCTTTCATCTTGGATTGATCGCATTCGGAATTTTATACAGTCCCATTTCACTTGTTACCGGGCTCCTTATGAACCACATTTCACGCAGGAACGAATATGCCGCCGATAATTTTGTTAAAATGAACAGTAATCCTGAGGCACTTGTTAACGCACTGAAAAAACTATCGTCGAAAAATCTCAGCAACCTGACACCCCATCCGGCTTATGTGTTTTTTCACTATTCACATCCCACATTGTTGCAAAGGGTAAAGGCCCTTAAAAGTAAAGCGGACTGA
- a CDS encoding DUF6340 family protein, with translation MKNLVLFLFLLTGCASQVIHLSVLEPAEFTISPGVKKLSLFPAVGYQAKLGQFDSLSAFKPDTSCDYNKIKSAYIYGIHDVLSNSPRFTKVKITDTSFIKQVSIGRIDKELIRQICLHDSTDAVLLIVKVLARDFMDRLNNGKLESDVTRNIDGVEYIKNGYGEWVLYVNSGNSPKNCVFVYHLVSSFKIGVFNPWDFEYPDLIVLTELFDMYRPGECDKFHNSKAQQELLYNSCFFTGNLVGNRLTPLWKDNQKRYLFRDLNPYLSEANYMAMNDNWDDAADFWQKLAYNHKRRVESKASYNLAIKSEREDDLDRSLFWIKRADSLRTSKKIKSYQSVLGERIKKRTLLDQQMQ, from the coding sequence ATGAAGAATTTGGTTTTATTCCTTTTCCTGCTTACCGGATGTGCCTCACAAGTTATTCATCTCAGTGTCCTTGAGCCGGCTGAATTTACAATATCCCCCGGTGTTAAGAAATTATCCCTTTTCCCGGCTGTCGGTTACCAGGCAAAATTAGGCCAGTTCGACAGCCTTTCAGCATTTAAACCGGATACTTCCTGCGATTACAATAAAATCAAATCAGCATACATCTATGGAATACACGATGTTCTTTCTAATTCTCCGCGATTTACAAAAGTCAAAATAACAGATACCTCTTTCATTAAACAGGTAAGCATCGGGAGAATTGATAAAGAACTCATCCGGCAGATTTGCCTGCATGATTCAACAGATGCGGTATTGCTTATAGTAAAAGTTTTAGCCCGTGATTTTATGGATCGCCTGAACAATGGGAAACTTGAAAGCGACGTGACGCGCAATATTGATGGCGTAGAATATATAAAAAACGGATACGGTGAATGGGTTCTCTATGTGAATTCTGGTAATTCACCGAAAAACTGCGTATTTGTTTATCATCTTGTTTCAAGCTTTAAAATTGGTGTTTTTAATCCATGGGATTTTGAGTATCCTGATTTGATTGTTCTAACTGAATTATTCGATATGTATCGTCCAGGGGAGTGCGATAAATTTCATAATAGTAAAGCCCAACAGGAATTATTGTATAATTCTTGTTTTTTTACCGGTAACCTTGTTGGCAATCGCCTTACACCTCTTTGGAAGGATAATCAGAAACGGTACCTATTCAGAGATCTGAATCCATACCTGTCTGAAGCGAATTATATGGCAATGAATGATAACTGGGATGATGCTGCGGACTTTTGGCAAAAGCTTGCCTATAATCATAAGCGCAGGGTGGAATCAAAGGCTTCCTATAATCTTGCTATTAAATCAGAACGGGAGGATGATCTGGACAGGTCGCTTTTCTGGATTAAGCGGGCTGACAGTTTACGGACTTCCAAAAAAATAAAGTCGTACCAGTCTGTTCTCGGGGAAAGAATTAAAAAGAGGACCTTGCTTGACCAGCAAATGCAATAA